In one Phycisphaerae bacterium genomic region, the following are encoded:
- the aspS gene encoding aspartate--tRNA ligase gives MTVAIAYNKRSCDCGTLRAGDVGKEVILAGWVNNYRDHGENLVFIDLRDRGGLTQCRFNVDTDPVATRLARTLRKEDVIAVRGEVISRGDNVNPKLPTGEIEVSVHEVDLLSKSLTPPFEVAEHVEANEDLRLKYRFLDLRRGPMQRAIMTRHKVLQAFREFYYREAFLEVETPILTKSTPEGARDYLVPSRVFPGSFYALPQSPQLFKQLLMISGFDRYMQIARCFRDEDLRADRQPEFTQVDLEMAFVDVDNVLDVVERSLAYVWKAVLGVEVPVPFRRMSYDDAMRDYGSDKPDLRYGMKLVDVTEVARKSEFKVFTDTVAKGGVVKAICLPGGADMTRKESDGLTTEIQGVGAGGLPLCKVVEEGGKTVLQTGISKFFPGDTVGQLVTTAGAKPGDMIFFAAGRFSEVCKYLNWLRITLADRRKMIPEDQWEFLWIVDMPAFEYSEEDKKWVFMHHPFTMPHDEDLDRLESDPGSVRAKCYDSVLNGVELGSGSIRIHRQDVQSRIFRMLGLSDEQAMAKFSHLLNALQYGAPPHGGLALGLDRMAMLLSGSTSIRDVTAFPKTQKAFCPLTECPGDVDQKQLDELGVDLNAATKARRRERGA, from the coding sequence ATGACCGTGGCGATTGCGTACAACAAGCGGAGCTGTGATTGTGGTACCCTCCGAGCCGGCGATGTCGGCAAGGAAGTCATCCTGGCGGGCTGGGTCAACAACTACCGCGACCACGGCGAGAACCTGGTGTTCATCGACCTCCGCGACCGGGGGGGGCTCACCCAGTGCCGTTTCAACGTGGACACCGACCCGGTGGCCACCCGGCTGGCCCGGACGCTCCGCAAGGAGGACGTGATCGCCGTCCGCGGCGAGGTCATCAGCCGGGGCGACAACGTGAATCCCAAGCTGCCGACCGGCGAGATCGAGGTCAGCGTCCACGAGGTTGATCTGCTCAGCAAGTCGCTCACTCCGCCGTTCGAGGTGGCCGAGCACGTTGAAGCCAACGAGGACCTGCGACTCAAGTACCGGTTTCTCGACCTGCGCCGCGGGCCGATGCAGCGGGCGATCATGACCCGCCATAAGGTCCTCCAGGCCTTCCGCGAGTTCTACTATCGCGAGGCGTTCCTCGAAGTCGAGACGCCGATCCTGACCAAGTCGACGCCCGAAGGAGCTCGCGACTACCTCGTGCCCTCGCGGGTGTTCCCCGGCTCGTTCTACGCCCTGCCGCAATCGCCACAGCTCTTCAAGCAACTGCTGATGATCAGCGGCTTCGATCGCTACATGCAGATCGCCCGCTGTTTCCGTGACGAGGACCTCCGCGCCGACCGCCAGCCGGAGTTCACCCAGGTCGACCTGGAAATGGCCTTCGTGGATGTGGACAACGTGCTCGACGTGGTCGAGCGGTCGCTGGCTTACGTGTGGAAAGCCGTCCTGGGCGTTGAAGTACCCGTCCCGTTCCGGAGAATGAGCTACGATGATGCGATGCGCGACTACGGCAGCGACAAGCCCGATCTGCGCTATGGCATGAAGCTGGTCGACGTGACCGAGGTCGCCCGCAAGAGCGAGTTCAAGGTCTTCACCGACACCGTAGCCAAGGGCGGTGTGGTCAAGGCGATCTGTCTGCCCGGCGGCGCGGACATGACCCGCAAGGAAAGCGACGGACTGACCACGGAGATTCAGGGCGTCGGCGCCGGCGGGCTGCCGCTATGCAAGGTGGTCGAGGAAGGCGGCAAAACCGTGCTCCAGACTGGCATCAGCAAGTTCTTCCCCGGCGACACCGTCGGCCAGCTCGTGACCACCGCCGGAGCGAAACCCGGCGACATGATCTTCTTCGCGGCCGGCCGGTTCTCCGAAGTGTGCAAGTATCTCAACTGGTTGCGGATCACGTTGGCCGACCGACGGAAGATGATCCCCGAGGATCAATGGGAGTTCCTCTGGATCGTTGACATGCCTGCGTTCGAATACAGCGAGGAAGACAAGAAATGGGTGTTCATGCACCATCCGTTCACCATGCCGCACGACGAGGATCTCGATCGGCTGGAGAGCGACCCGGGCTCGGTGCGAGCCAAGTGCTATGACTCGGTGCTCAACGGCGTCGAGCTGGGCAGCGGCTCGATCCGTATCCACCGTCAGGACGTGCAGAGTCGCATCTTTCGGATGCTCGGCCTGAGCGACGAACAAGCCATGGCCAAGTTCTCGCATCTCCTGAATGCGCTGCAATACGGCGCTCCGCCGCATGGCGGCCTGGCCCTGGGTCTCGATCGCATGGCCATGCTCCTGTCAGGCTCGACCAGTATTCGCGACGTGACCGCATTCCCGAAGACGCAGAAGGCCTTCTGCCCGCTGACCGAGTGTCCCGGCGACGTCGACCAGAAGCAGCTCGACGAACTGGGCGTTGATCTGAACGCGGCCACCAAGGCACGGCGCAGGGAACGAGGAGCCTGA
- the xylB gene encoding xylulokinase produces the protein MALLCGIDIGTSATKTLLCTAAGRVLATAGVEYPVYAPRPGWSEQEPEDWWRASIKGIAEACRRARRKPGDITAIGLSGQMHGSVFVDKAGKPLRRALLWNDQRTARECTQIEELAGGRKKLISMVSNVALTGFTAPKILWVRRNDPRVYAKTYKVLLPKDYIRLCLTGEYASEVSDAAGTLLLDVKKRAWHTDLLSRLSIDGDLMPPVHESTEISGRVSAAAARLTGLKVGTPVVGGAGDQPAGAVGNGIVRAGIVSATMGTSGVVFAHADAPVPNERGNLQSFCHAVPGKWCVFGCMLSAGGSLQWLRDTLWANEVKALRSRKKDPGQLYPTMIKEAASVAPGCEGLVFLPYLTGERCPYPDPTARGAWVGLTVRHRRGHMIRAVLEGITFGMRDQVELMRAGGVRVSEVRASGGGAASECWRQLQADMYNAEVVTINTREGGALGVALLAAVGTGVYASVPEACSAVIKVTTRLRPNKRAQRVYGTVYPVYQSLYQSLRGEFAALSEV, from the coding sequence ATGGCGCTTCTGTGCGGCATTGATATCGGGACTTCGGCGACCAAGACACTGCTGTGCACGGCCGCGGGGCGGGTACTGGCCACCGCCGGCGTGGAGTACCCGGTCTACGCTCCCAGACCGGGCTGGTCGGAGCAGGAGCCGGAAGACTGGTGGCGAGCTTCCATCAAGGGCATCGCCGAGGCCTGCAGAAGGGCCAGGAGGAAGCCCGGCGACATCACCGCGATCGGGCTTTCCGGCCAGATGCACGGCAGTGTGTTTGTGGACAAGGCGGGCAAGCCCCTGCGCCGGGCCCTGCTGTGGAACGACCAGCGGACCGCCCGGGAGTGCACCCAGATCGAGGAGTTGGCCGGCGGGCGCAAGAAACTCATCAGCATGGTCTCGAACGTCGCCCTGACCGGCTTCACCGCCCCGAAGATCCTCTGGGTACGCAGGAACGATCCCCGGGTCTATGCCAAGACGTACAAGGTCCTTCTGCCCAAGGACTACATCCGACTGTGTCTGACCGGGGAATACGCGAGCGAGGTCAGTGATGCGGCCGGCACGCTGTTGCTCGACGTGAAGAAGCGAGCCTGGCACACGGACTTGCTCAGCCGCCTGAGCATCGACGGCGATCTGATGCCCCCGGTGCACGAATCCACCGAAATCAGTGGTCGCGTTTCCGCGGCAGCGGCCAGATTGACCGGACTCAAGGTCGGTACGCCGGTCGTCGGTGGGGCGGGTGACCAGCCGGCCGGTGCGGTCGGCAACGGCATTGTCCGAGCGGGTATCGTCTCGGCCACCATGGGAACCAGTGGCGTGGTTTTCGCACACGCGGACGCCCCGGTGCCCAACGAGCGCGGCAACCTCCAATCGTTCTGTCACGCGGTGCCGGGCAAGTGGTGCGTGTTCGGCTGCATGCTCTCGGCCGGCGGCAGTCTGCAGTGGCTGCGGGATACGCTCTGGGCCAACGAGGTGAAGGCCCTGCGATCACGGAAGAAGGACCCGGGCCAACTCTATCCGACGATGATCAAGGAGGCGGCAAGCGTCGCGCCTGGCTGCGAGGGATTGGTTTTCCTGCCGTATCTCACCGGCGAGCGCTGCCCCTATCCCGATCCAACCGCCCGCGGCGCGTGGGTCGGCCTGACCGTGCGCCACCGGCGCGGGCACATGATCCGCGCCGTGCTCGAGGGAATCACGTTCGGCATGCGCGACCAGGTCGAGCTCATGCGGGCTGGCGGCGTCAGAGTCAGTGAGGTGCGGGCCAGCGGCGGCGGGGCGGCGAGTGAATGCTGGCGGCAGCTCCAGGCAGACATGTACAACGCCGAGGTGGTCACGATCAACACCCGCGAGGGCGGGGCCTTGGGCGTAGCCCTGCTGGCCGCGGTCGGCACAGGAGTCTACGCCAGCGTGCCCGAGGCTTGTTCGGCGGTGATCAAGGTGACCACCAGGCTGAGGCCGAACAAGAGGGCTCAGCGGGTCTATGGCACGGTGTACCCGGTTTATCAGTCGCTGTACCAGAGCCTGCGCGGCGAGTTCGCAGCCTTGTCGGAAGTCTGA
- a CDS encoding DUF502 domain-containing protein: MPYAPPRRLWPAVRALLRTRIVAGVLTVIPIWVTWVVVKFVFDTMKSATEPIAQRVAKHMIEANHELVPEKVREHVDWIVPLLAVLLTLFLLYLLGLFTANVFGRRIIKAVEGVFERLPLIKTVYKSIKQIVVAIGGFQSMEFQRVVLFDFPAPGYKRVAFLTSVMTDRNTGRRVASLLVPYTPYVTAGYMQIVPLEQVSETNWTVEEAVKWIMSGGIIHPDSLPFDQLHPVRWDESPGEHAKPPPAKAGKTAR, from the coding sequence ATGCCCTACGCACCGCCGCGCCGGCTGTGGCCGGCTGTCCGTGCGCTGCTCCGCACCCGGATCGTGGCCGGCGTGCTCACCGTCATCCCCATCTGGGTGACGTGGGTGGTGGTCAAGTTCGTGTTCGACACGATGAAGTCGGCCACCGAGCCTATCGCCCAACGGGTGGCGAAGCACATGATCGAAGCCAACCATGAGTTGGTTCCGGAGAAGGTGCGGGAGCACGTGGACTGGATCGTGCCTTTACTGGCGGTCCTGCTCACGCTGTTCCTGCTGTACCTTCTCGGCTTGTTCACCGCAAACGTCTTCGGGCGGCGGATCATCAAGGCCGTCGAAGGCGTCTTCGAGCGGCTGCCCCTGATCAAGACGGTCTACAAATCGATCAAGCAGATCGTGGTCGCAATCGGCGGTTTCCAGTCGATGGAGTTCCAGCGCGTGGTACTCTTCGATTTTCCCGCCCCGGGCTACAAGCGGGTGGCCTTCCTGACTTCGGTGATGACCGATCGGAACACCGGGCGCCGGGTGGCCAGCCTGCTCGTCCCCTACACCCCGTATGTGACCGCCGGGTACATGCAGATTGTGCCTCTCGAGCAGGTGTCGGAGACCAACTGGACCGTCGAGGAGGCCGTCAAGTGGATCATGTCGGGTGGCATCATCCATCCTGACTCGCTGCCGTTCGACCAGCTGCATCCGGTGCGCTGGGATGAGAGTCCCGGCGAACACGCCAAGCCCCCGCCGGCCAAGGCGGGCAAGACCGCCCGGTAG
- a CDS encoding polyprenyl synthetase family protein produces MSKAPTHNTLLENEIRIDQRLAAWARTFEVTVEQMLKPPKAVPQVLAQAMQYSVQGGGKRVRAYIVTRVCELCGGTAKAAAPAAVALECVHAFSLVHDDLPAMDDDDLRRGRPTCHKAFGEAVAILAGDALLALAFELLTDRMTDPRLAVAAVLELARGTGWAGMIGGQTTDILSEGDEPSLVVVEHIHRYKTARLLETAGRLGAISAAAGPGPLAAAAVYGDQLGRAFQIADDLLDVTGDAATLGKAVAKDAEAGKQTYPAAVGIEASRKAAGEACDRAIEALNIFGPAADDLRALARFVIERNH; encoded by the coding sequence ATGAGCAAAGCGCCGACGCACAACACACTGTTAGAGAACGAGATACGGATCGATCAGCGTCTGGCCGCATGGGCCCGGACTTTCGAGGTTACCGTAGAACAGATGCTTAAACCCCCAAAAGCGGTTCCCCAAGTCCTGGCCCAGGCCATGCAGTATTCTGTCCAAGGGGGCGGCAAGCGGGTCCGGGCCTACATCGTGACGCGGGTCTGTGAGCTGTGCGGCGGGACGGCCAAGGCGGCGGCCCCGGCCGCGGTTGCCTTGGAATGCGTTCACGCCTTCTCTCTGGTACACGATGACCTGCCCGCCATGGACGATGACGACCTGCGTCGGGGACGGCCGACCTGCCACAAGGCGTTTGGCGAGGCGGTGGCCATCCTGGCCGGCGATGCCCTGCTGGCCTTGGCGTTCGAACTGCTGACTGACCGAATGACGGATCCTCGTCTGGCAGTTGCGGCGGTGCTGGAGCTTGCTCGGGGAACTGGGTGGGCGGGCATGATCGGCGGGCAGACGACGGACATTCTGAGCGAGGGGGACGAACCCTCCCTGGTCGTCGTGGAGCATATCCACCGATACAAGACTGCCCGCCTGTTGGAGACGGCCGGACGGCTCGGGGCGATCAGCGCTGCCGCCGGCCCCGGTCCACTGGCGGCCGCCGCGGTTTACGGGGATCAACTGGGCCGAGCGTTCCAGATTGCCGACGATTTACTGGACGTCACCGGTGATGCCGCGACCCTGGGCAAGGCGGTTGCCAAGGATGCTGAGGCGGGCAAGCAGACCTACCCGGCGGCGGTGGGCATCGAGGCCAGTCGGAAGGCGGCTGGCGAAGCCTGCGACCGGGCGATCGAGGCGCTCAACATCTTCGGACCTGCGGCGGACGACCTGCGGGCCCTGGCCCGGTTCGTGATCGAGAGGAACCACTAG
- the ilvB gene encoding biosynthetic-type acetolactate synthase large subunit, producing the protein MATAPQAPSSAHSPPHPTPAIPQAPPVTPVRKCGAELLCDVLAEQGVETAFGYPGGAILPTFDALYTKPLKFYLTRCEQGAGHMADGYSRATGKVGTTIVTSGPGATNLTTALGTAYMDSIPMVAITGQVATAAIGNDAFQEADVVGVTRPVTKHNVLVKRVEDLQRVIREAYYIARTGRPGPVLVDVPKDVQVGLGEVSAEAGVDLPGYRPRATGNPRQIRLAAEAINAAERPVLYVGGGVISANGAEELRQIARKGNIPVTTTLLGMGAIDEVADDHLALHMLGMHGSAYANYAVQSSDLLIAVGARFDDRVTGNLETFAPYAKIIHIDVDPSSISKNVDVDIPVVGDAKAVLAEMLPLIEHRERAAWFEQIATWKRQYPFSYKQQEDREILPQYVIEQISRITDSSAIITTGVGQHQMWSAQFYRWRWPRQMITSGGLGTMGYGFPAAVGAAVGRPDRPVIDIDGDGSFLMTCNELATVAEYRIPVKVVILNNDFQGMVRQWQELFYGKRYMATVMTNPSFARVAEAFGCTGIDVRDPKHVPDAIRQMLGTPGPVVMDVHVAPEENVYPMVAVGKSLHEMNMGGMA; encoded by the coding sequence ATGGCCACCGCACCACAAGCGCCGTCTTCGGCGCATTCACCCCCCCATCCAACTCCGGCAATCCCGCAGGCGCCCCCGGTCACGCCCGTCCGGAAGTGTGGTGCCGAGCTGCTGTGTGATGTCCTGGCCGAGCAGGGTGTCGAAACGGCCTTCGGCTACCCGGGCGGGGCTATCCTGCCGACTTTCGACGCGCTGTACACCAAGCCGCTGAAGTTCTACCTGACGCGGTGTGAGCAGGGCGCGGGCCACATGGCCGACGGCTACTCCCGGGCCACGGGCAAGGTGGGCACCACGATTGTGACCAGTGGGCCCGGGGCCACTAATCTCACCACGGCGCTCGGCACGGCCTACATGGATTCGATTCCCATGGTGGCCATCACCGGGCAGGTGGCGACGGCCGCAATCGGCAACGACGCCTTTCAGGAGGCGGACGTCGTCGGCGTGACTCGCCCGGTGACCAAGCACAACGTGCTCGTCAAGAGAGTCGAGGATCTGCAGCGCGTGATTCGGGAGGCGTACTACATTGCCCGGACCGGCCGGCCCGGCCCGGTACTGGTGGATGTTCCCAAGGACGTCCAGGTGGGCCTGGGTGAGGTGAGCGCCGAAGCGGGGGTGGATCTTCCCGGATATCGTCCGCGGGCGACCGGCAATCCACGTCAGATTCGGCTGGCCGCCGAGGCGATCAACGCGGCGGAGCGGCCGGTTCTCTATGTGGGTGGAGGGGTCATTTCGGCCAACGGCGCCGAAGAGCTTCGGCAGATCGCCCGCAAGGGCAACATCCCGGTGACTACGACGCTGCTGGGCATGGGCGCCATCGACGAAGTGGCCGACGACCACCTCGCCCTGCACATGCTGGGCATGCACGGCAGCGCGTACGCCAACTACGCGGTTCAGTCGAGCGACCTGCTCATCGCCGTCGGGGCCCGGTTCGACGACCGGGTGACCGGCAACCTGGAGACCTTTGCACCCTACGCCAAGATCATTCACATCGACGTCGATCCGTCGAGCATCAGCAAGAACGTGGACGTCGATATTCCCGTCGTGGGCGACGCCAAGGCGGTGCTGGCCGAAATGCTCCCGTTGATCGAGCACCGCGAGCGGGCCGCCTGGTTTGAACAGATCGCAACCTGGAAACGGCAATACCCGTTCAGCTACAAGCAGCAGGAAGATCGCGAGATACTGCCGCAGTACGTCATTGAGCAGATCAGCAGGATCACCGATAGCAGCGCGATCATTACCACCGGAGTGGGTCAGCACCAGATGTGGTCGGCTCAGTTCTACCGCTGGCGGTGGCCGCGGCAGATGATCACCTCGGGCGGGTTGGGTACGATGGGCTACGGCTTCCCGGCGGCGGTCGGGGCGGCGGTCGGGCGGCCGGACAGGCCGGTCATCGACATCGATGGCGACGGCAGTTTTCTCATGACCTGCAACGAGTTGGCGACGGTCGCGGAGTACAGGATTCCGGTCAAGGTGGTCATTCTGAACAACGACTTCCAGGGCATGGTCCGGCAATGGCAGGAACTGTTCTACGGGAAGCGTTACATGGCCACGGTGATGACCAATCCGAGTTTTGCCCGGGTGGCCGAGGCCTTCGGCTGCACGGGAATCGACGTTCGCGACCCCAAGCACGTGCCCGACGCCATCCGCCAGATGTTGGGCACGCCCGGCCCGGTGGTTATGGACGTGCACGTTGCCCCGGAGGAGAATGTCTATCCCATGGTCGCCGTGGGCAAGAGTCTCCACGAGATGAACATGGGCGGCATGGCCTAG
- a CDS encoding OmpA family protein, whose amino-acid sequence MSKKHQPEEHGESAPLWIVSFADLVTLMLSFFVILAAANPKESGVGSDPGLEEIAAAVRAAFSDMSPDALENIKPTSKFEDLLKQLKALARRNEPKNRGDSKEEGIYGDQFRVRRVRDGMEITMGGPVFFEPFSAQVNSKTLTTIQEIGRMLKGHRNMIEVRGHAGDEPRPADWKFTDAVELSYQRAKNVADELIKLGANPKAIRITAAGPNEPVARGPDQASKVGENRRVEILIRESLIDDYSKQAATKPY is encoded by the coding sequence ATGTCCAAGAAACACCAGCCGGAAGAGCACGGTGAGAGTGCACCGCTGTGGATCGTCAGCTTCGCCGACCTGGTGACGCTGATGCTCAGCTTCTTCGTGATTCTGGCCGCAGCCAATCCCAAGGAGTCCGGGGTGGGCAGCGATCCGGGCCTCGAGGAAATCGCCGCCGCGGTTCGGGCGGCCTTCAGCGACATGAGCCCGGATGCGCTGGAGAACATCAAGCCAACCTCCAAGTTCGAGGACCTGCTCAAGCAGCTCAAGGCCCTGGCACGGCGGAATGAGCCCAAGAACCGCGGCGACAGCAAGGAGGAAGGCATCTACGGCGACCAGTTCCGGGTCCGCCGGGTCCGCGACGGAATGGAAATCACCATGGGCGGGCCCGTGTTTTTCGAGCCCTTCTCCGCCCAGGTCAATTCCAAGACTCTGACCACCATCCAGGAAATTGGCCGGATGCTCAAAGGCCACCGCAACATGATCGAAGTCCGCGGCCACGCAGGGGACGAACCTCGGCCCGCGGACTGGAAGTTCACCGACGCCGTCGAGCTCTCCTATCAGCGGGCCAAGAACGTGGCCGATGAACTGATCAAGCTTGGTGCCAATCCGAAGGCCATTCGGATTACCGCGGCGGGTCCGAACGAACCTGTTGCCCGCGGGCCTGATCAGGCCTCCAAGGTCGGTGAAAACCGACGTGTTGAGATCCTCATCCGCGAGTCGCTCATCGACGACTACAGCAAGCAAGCTGCCACCAAGCCGTACTGA
- the ilvN gene encoding acetolactate synthase small subunit: MKKHILTVLVQNQPGVLAHIAGMFAARGFNIDSLVVGRTEDPSLSRMVIASVGDDLTLEQIRKQLGKIVTVVKVRDLSEQVVVERDLLLIQVHCPPEKRVELRQITEVFRGCIVDVAPRSVVIQLTGPEDKIEAFIELCRPYGIKALSRTGVIAVPRASQQIAEPVHGPATPRKSRERKAKPSTPGPIAALPPS, encoded by the coding sequence ATGAAGAAGCATATCCTGACGGTGCTGGTGCAGAATCAACCCGGCGTGCTGGCCCACATCGCGGGCATGTTCGCCGCTCGCGGTTTCAACATCGACTCGCTGGTCGTCGGCCGGACTGAGGACCCGAGCCTGTCGCGCATGGTCATCGCGTCGGTCGGCGACGACCTGACCTTGGAGCAGATCCGCAAGCAGCTGGGCAAGATCGTCACCGTGGTCAAGGTCCGCGACCTGAGCGAACAGGTGGTGGTGGAACGCGATCTGCTGCTGATCCAGGTGCACTGCCCGCCGGAGAAGCGGGTGGAGTTGCGCCAGATCACCGAGGTCTTTCGCGGCTGCATCGTCGACGTGGCCCCACGCTCGGTGGTCATTCAGCTGACCGGGCCGGAGGACAAGATCGAGGCATTCATCGAGCTCTGCCGGCCATACGGAATCAAGGCCCTCTCTCGGACCGGCGTGATCGCCGTCCCCCGGGCAAGCCAGCAGATCGCCGAGCCGGTTCATGGCCCCGCGACGCCGCGGAAATCGCGCGAGCGCAAGGCCAAGCCCAGCACCCCCGGTCCGATCGCGGCCCTGCCGCCAAGCTGA
- a CDS encoding MotA/TolQ/ExbB proton channel family protein, translated as MDIATIIGVIFSIGALIWAMYEGTHGHLEAFYSTEGFVLVLGGSFAAVCLSMPLRSVLEVGGYLKNWLFAKETPIHVIIQQIVHYAEIARREGVLALETEVQKQQDPFMKKGLQLCVDSMDAAVIEKSMRIEIEALAERHKKGKKFFELMGKYGPGFGLTATLIGQVAMFRNMGGDSAAIGQALAIALLGTLYGCIICNVVCGPIADKLAIRSADEQFVREMILVGILGLQTGDNPRMVQIKMQSFLSAREQRALLAESEKKG; from the coding sequence ATGGATATCGCAACAATCATCGGTGTGATCTTCTCGATCGGTGCCCTCATCTGGGCCATGTACGAGGGAACCCACGGGCACCTTGAAGCCTTCTACTCGACGGAAGGCTTTGTTCTCGTGCTCGGTGGCTCGTTCGCGGCGGTGTGCCTGTCCATGCCTCTCCGGTCGGTACTCGAGGTGGGCGGCTATCTGAAGAACTGGCTTTTCGCCAAAGAGACCCCCATCCACGTCATCATTCAGCAGATTGTCCACTATGCCGAAATCGCCCGTCGTGAAGGGGTACTGGCCCTTGAGACCGAGGTCCAGAAGCAGCAGGATCCGTTCATGAAGAAAGGCCTGCAGCTCTGTGTGGACAGCATGGATGCGGCGGTGATCGAGAAATCGATGCGAATCGAGATCGAGGCCTTGGCCGAGCGCCACAAGAAAGGCAAGAAGTTCTTCGAGTTGATGGGCAAGTACGGCCCGGGTTTCGGGTTGACCGCCACCCTGATCGGCCAGGTGGCCATGTTCCGCAACATGGGCGGCGACTCCGCGGCCATCGGTCAGGCCTTGGCCATCGCCCTGCTGGGAACCCTCTACGGGTGCATCATCTGCAACGTCGTCTGCGGCCCGATTGCCGACAAGCTGGCCATCCGCTCGGCGGACGAGCAGTTCGTCCGGGAGATGATCCTGGTCGGGATCCTGGGGCTGCAGACCGGGGACAATCCCCGCATGGTCCAGATCAAGATGCAGTCGTTCCTGTCCGCTCGCGAGCAGAGGGCTCTCCTGGCCGAGTCGGAAAAGAAGGGCTGA
- a CDS encoding zf-TFIIB domain-containing protein, translating to MKCPKCQADVKPVVIAGIEVERCGGCGGLWFDAGEAPKLKMIHGSEAIDKGQAGISGTTERPSPVSCPKCGTRMIQMVDLDQPHIHYEGCAVCYGMFFDAGEFRDYKEHTLLERLRDWWSSASR from the coding sequence ATGAAGTGCCCGAAGTGTCAGGCGGATGTGAAGCCGGTCGTCATCGCCGGGATCGAGGTCGAACGGTGCGGCGGCTGCGGCGGCCTTTGGTTCGACGCAGGCGAGGCCCCGAAGCTCAAGATGATTCATGGCTCGGAAGCGATCGACAAGGGCCAGGCCGGCATTTCAGGGACCACCGAAAGGCCAAGCCCCGTCTCGTGCCCGAAGTGCGGGACTCGAATGATCCAGATGGTCGACCTCGATCAGCCGCATATCCACTACGAGGGCTGCGCGGTCTGTTACGGCATGTTCTTCGACGCGGGCGAGTTCCGAGACTACAAGGAGCACACCCTCCTCGAACGCCTCAGGGACTGGTGGTCTTCGGCCTCACGATAA